In Nitratiruptor sp. YY09-18, a single window of DNA contains:
- the murJ gene encoding murein biosynthesis integral membrane protein MurJ, whose amino-acid sequence MLKKIFTNSAGILFSRILGFIRDLLTASILGANIYSDIFFVAFKLPNLFRRIFGEGAFVQSFLPSFTRSRHKALFAAAIFKRFFLIIFILSLLVTLFAPFFTKLIAIGFDAHTIELAAPYTAINFYYLDFIFCITFLAALLQYKEHFATTAFSTALLNLSLITALILYAHAPKEKIVLAMSIAVLIGGFLQFVLHLYKTYQMGILRRLIIGFVALKHKSNLIKDEVKHFYKNFFPAIWGNSTAQVSAFLDTWLASFLTFGSISYLYYANRIFQLPLALFAIATATALFPSIAKEIKNGNETKALQHLQKSFWFLLTVLTMATVGAIMLDCEIVWLLFERGSFTRSDTLQTAWVLSAYMIGLVPYGLHKLFSLWLYAKHQQLQAARIATYAMLTNAILSLIFIYPLKAPGLALASSIAGFVSLHFTLRSFGYRKFSQILKSRYFYYLLFGIALEIVIIALIKDFWRIDAHI is encoded by the coding sequence ATGCTCAAAAAGATTTTTACAAATAGTGCTGGTATACTTTTTAGCCGTATTTTAGGATTTATTCGCGATCTTTTAACAGCTTCGATTCTTGGAGCAAATATCTATAGTGATATATTTTTTGTGGCCTTCAAACTCCCCAATCTCTTTCGCCGCATATTTGGTGAAGGTGCATTTGTCCAAAGCTTCTTGCCATCATTTACAAGATCGCGCCACAAAGCACTCTTTGCAGCAGCTATCTTTAAAAGATTTTTCCTAATTATTTTCATACTCTCTCTTCTTGTTACACTCTTTGCACCATTTTTTACCAAACTTATAGCAATTGGCTTTGATGCACATACGATTGAGCTCGCTGCACCATATACTGCTATTAATTTTTACTATCTCGATTTTATCTTTTGCATCACTTTTCTTGCTGCTCTTTTGCAATACAAAGAGCACTTTGCCACTACCGCTTTTTCTACAGCACTCCTTAATCTCTCGTTAATCACAGCCCTCATACTCTATGCACATGCGCCAAAAGAAAAAATTGTCTTAGCAATGAGTATTGCAGTGCTTATTGGCGGATTTTTACAGTTTGTACTCCACCTATATAAAACCTATCAAATGGGAATACTTCGCAGACTCATTATTGGTTTTGTAGCCCTTAAGCACAAAAGTAACTTGATCAAAGATGAAGTAAAGCATTTTTACAAAAATTTCTTTCCAGCAATATGGGGCAACTCCACAGCACAAGTAAGCGCCTTTTTAGATACCTGGCTTGCTTCATTTTTGACCTTTGGATCTATTAGTTATCTCTATTATGCCAATCGCATATTTCAGCTCCCCCTCGCCCTCTTTGCGATCGCTACAGCCACAGCGCTTTTTCCTAGCATTGCCAAAGAGATCAAAAATGGCAACGAAACAAAAGCTTTGCAACATTTACAAAAAAGCTTCTGGTTTTTATTGACTGTTCTAACAATGGCAACTGTTGGTGCAATTATGCTAGATTGCGAAATTGTATGGCTCTTGTTTGAGAGGGGTTCATTTACACGCAGTGATACTTTGCAGACAGCCTGGGTACTGAGCGCTTATATGATCGGGCTTGTACCCTATGGCCTCCATAAGCTCTTTTCACTCTGGCTCTATGCAAAACATCAGCAGCTCCAAGCTGCACGCATTGCCACCTATGCGATGCTCACCAACGCCATACTCTCACTTATTTTTATCTATCCTCTCAAAGCACCAGGACTTGCACTCGCTTCAAGTATCGCAGGATTTGTATCACTCCATTTTACTCTCCGATCCTTTGGCTACCGAAAATTTTCGCAAATTCTCAAAAGCCGCTACTTTTACTACCTTCTGTTTGGCATTGCGCTTGAAATAGTTATAATTGCATTAATAAAAGATTTTTGGAGGATTGATGCGCATATTTGA
- a CDS encoding ABC transporter ATP-binding protein, with amino-acid sequence MREVLQRFWPFVIAHKFKFFIAIIGMIMAAIGTSASAYVVKPILDEIFINKDEHMLKLLPPLVIFLYFLKGFGKFIQVYYTEYIGQDVIRALRERMLASILAMEMGYFIKQPSGELISRLTNDINRIKNVVANMLPSLLRESLTIIALTIVVIYQSPKLALYFLLIMPLAVYPLSRLAKRMKKISHASQEKIALLTTQLTEIFNNIELIKAESKEQSVFKRFTNYNNDLFKLTLKQVRTQEIISPLMEVLGAVIVALVIYVGGREVILGHMTTGAFFSFMTALFMLYTPIKHVSKLYNQIQDAIAAAERIFAIIDLAPSIKSGEKKLSSPINTICLEDVTLRYEDTIALKNVSFCCYRDQITAIVGDSGSGKSSIVNLLVRFYDPTSGKVTIDGVDLKVFDIDSLRQKIALVTQRIYLFQESIAVNVGGEEYDEERVIEALKQAHAYEFVQKLPHGIHTKIDEAGMNLSGGQRQRIAIARALYKNPSIIIFDEATSALDKHSEVAILDTIKELKKDRIIILISHNIRSITFADKIVVMQEGEKVCEGSHEKLLGSCEVYENLYKKN; translated from the coding sequence TTGAGAGAGGTTTTGCAGCGCTTTTGGCCATTTGTCATAGCCCATAAATTCAAATTTTTCATAGCTATTATCGGAATGATAATGGCTGCAATTGGTACAAGCGCTTCAGCATATGTAGTCAAACCAATTCTAGATGAGATCTTCATCAACAAAGATGAGCATATGCTTAAACTCCTCCCTCCTCTTGTGATCTTTCTCTACTTTCTCAAAGGCTTTGGTAAGTTCATCCAGGTCTACTACACTGAGTATATCGGTCAAGATGTGATAAGAGCACTGCGTGAGAGGATGCTTGCAAGTATCCTGGCTATGGAGATGGGATACTTTATCAAACAGCCTTCAGGTGAACTTATCAGTAGGCTCACCAACGATATCAACCGCATCAAAAATGTAGTCGCAAACATGCTACCAAGCCTCTTGCGTGAGAGCCTTACAATCATAGCTCTCACGATTGTCGTCATCTATCAAAGTCCAAAGCTGGCTCTTTACTTCCTCCTCATTATGCCACTAGCTGTCTATCCCCTTTCGCGCCTTGCAAAAAGAATGAAGAAGATCTCTCATGCTTCCCAAGAAAAAATCGCACTACTAACTACCCAACTAACAGAAATTTTCAATAATATTGAGCTTATCAAAGCTGAATCAAAAGAGCAGAGCGTCTTCAAACGCTTTACCAATTACAATAACGACCTTTTCAAGCTCACCCTCAAGCAGGTACGCACACAAGAGATAATAAGCCCGTTGATGGAAGTATTGGGAGCAGTCATCGTGGCACTTGTCATATATGTAGGCGGGAGAGAGGTAATTTTGGGACACATGACTACCGGAGCATTCTTTTCATTCATGACAGCTCTTTTCATGCTCTACACTCCTATCAAACATGTCTCAAAACTCTATAATCAGATCCAAGACGCTATCGCAGCAGCAGAACGAATCTTTGCTATTATCGATCTAGCCCCATCTATCAAAAGTGGAGAAAAAAAGCTCTCAAGTCCTATCAATACAATCTGCTTAGAAGATGTGACACTTCGCTATGAAGATACCATTGCCTTAAAAAATGTCTCTTTTTGCTGCTATCGTGATCAAATTACTGCGATTGTGGGAGATAGTGGAAGCGGCAAGAGCTCCATTGTCAATCTTTTGGTGCGCTTCTATGATCCTACTTCAGGAAAAGTTACTATTGATGGAGTAGATCTCAAAGTATTCGATATAGACTCCCTTCGCCAAAAGATAGCTCTCGTAACCCAACGTATCTACCTCTTTCAAGAGAGTATCGCTGTAAATGTTGGCGGGGAAGAGTACGATGAAGAGAGGGTCATAGAGGCTCTCAAACAGGCTCACGCCTATGAATTTGTCCAAAAGCTACCCCACGGTATCCATACAAAAATAGATGAAGCGGGTATGAATCTCAGTGGTGGCCAAAGGCAACGCATCGCAATTGCAAGGGCTCTGTATAAAAATCCATCTATCATTATTTTTGATGAGGCAACAAGTGCGCTGGACAAGCATAGTGAAGTAGCGATACTTGATACGATCAAAGAACTCAAAAAGGATCGTATCATCATTCTCATCTCACACAATATCCGCTCTATTACTTTTGCAGACAAAATTGTCGTCATGCAAGAGGGAGAGAAGGTTTGTGAAGGATCTCACGAAAAGCTGCTAGGTAGCTGTGAGGTCTACGAAAATCTCTACAAGAAAAATTAG
- a CDS encoding trimeric intracellular cation channel family protein, whose amino-acid sequence MHLLHIADIVGIIAFALSGYWVAAAHKLDFLGAFILAFLTALGGGVVRDVIVGKIPDALTSNIPALLVLAVVFIAYFMKLHRFFDYQKKHVFILSDTIGLGSFSISGALAALQYELGFFGTLLLALTTAVGGGILRDILLNEVPFILKTGFYGTVALIVGAIVYLLDHFGFINLFTLFLLLLFAIFLRLMAIRRNWRLPKL is encoded by the coding sequence ATGCATCTATTGCACATAGCTGATATTGTTGGGATAATCGCTTTTGCTCTGAGTGGTTACTGGGTAGCTGCTGCACACAAACTAGATTTCTTGGGCGCTTTTATTTTGGCATTTCTCACTGCTCTTGGTGGTGGTGTGGTGCGAGATGTGATAGTTGGCAAAATTCCAGATGCTCTTACTTCCAATATACCAGCACTCCTTGTACTTGCAGTTGTTTTTATTGCATATTTTATGAAGCTTCACAGATTTTTCGATTATCAAAAGAAACACGTTTTTATTTTGAGCGATACCATTGGGCTTGGATCGTTTTCAATAAGTGGAGCTCTTGCAGCTTTGCAGTATGAGCTTGGCTTTTTTGGTACGCTTCTTCTGGCCCTCACTACTGCTGTTGGGGGAGGGATTTTGCGCGATATTTTACTCAATGAAGTTCCCTTTATTCTCAAAACCGGTTTTTACGGTACAGTTGCGTTGATTGTGGGAGCTATAGTTTACCTTCTTGATCATTTTGGATTTATAAATCTTTTTACACTCTTTTTGTTACTCTTATTTGCAATCTTTTTGCGTCTCATGGCTATACGAAGAAATTGGAGACTCCCAAAATTATAA
- a CDS encoding MFS transporter, with protein MNYKSNNLKNVLHGFFLAIALGVAEPSTTLPLIISHFSADVMIVGFFTSLLRGGAIIVQLFAAFYAQSFKLVMPYLHLVFLARFLSWLSIGLAIYFIGDTNPHLTLILLAIFLFIFSFSAGFGSIYFNEILAKVFTQETRGKSMANRQFFAAIGSILSGIAAGFILEHFPAPKSYAYLFIVSAFLMAFGLLAFASIKEPIKENVTQKEKSFGEFLRNAFALLRSDKTLQMQIITVLLSYSFLFSFAYVILQAKHYITLTGWLVGGFIVIQMSGAMLGNIIWKKIAPNYKAIMISSFLLAIFAFFILFISHHSFAYFSAFFALGMAIDGLRIASMNLLFAIAPEKKRPVYIALQNNITSIGLFFAILGGFILKNFGYEVLYSFTIAMLVLGLFFATKLKI; from the coding sequence ATGAACTACAAAAGTAACAATCTCAAAAATGTTTTACATGGATTTTTCCTCGCAATTGCTCTGGGAGTAGCAGAACCCTCTACGACGCTCCCTCTCATTATTTCACACTTTAGCGCAGATGTGATGATCGTGGGCTTTTTTACTTCACTTCTTCGAGGTGGAGCGATCATCGTTCAGCTCTTTGCAGCATTTTATGCCCAGAGTTTCAAACTGGTGATGCCATATCTGCACCTCGTTTTTCTTGCACGATTTCTTAGCTGGCTCAGCATTGGCCTTGCGATCTACTTCATAGGTGATACAAACCCTCATCTCACTCTCATTCTCTTAGCGATTTTTCTCTTCATCTTTAGCTTTAGTGCCGGCTTTGGGAGTATCTATTTCAATGAGATATTGGCAAAAGTCTTCACCCAAGAAACTCGTGGCAAGTCGATGGCAAACAGGCAGTTTTTTGCTGCCATCGGATCGATTCTCAGCGGTATTGCAGCAGGTTTTATCCTCGAGCACTTTCCGGCTCCCAAAAGCTATGCGTATCTCTTCATCGTCAGTGCCTTTTTAATGGCTTTTGGTCTTTTAGCATTTGCTTCTATCAAGGAACCCATCAAAGAAAACGTTACGCAAAAAGAGAAGAGCTTTGGAGAATTTCTTCGCAACGCCTTTGCACTTTTGCGCAGCGACAAAACACTCCAAATGCAGATAATTACTGTGCTCCTTAGCTACTCTTTTCTCTTTAGTTTTGCATATGTCATATTGCAAGCAAAACACTACATAACACTCACTGGATGGCTTGTGGGAGGATTTATCGTTATCCAGATGAGCGGAGCAATGCTTGGTAATATTATCTGGAAAAAAATCGCTCCAAACTACAAAGCGATTATGATAAGCTCCTTTCTCCTAGCTATTTTTGCATTTTTCATTCTCTTCATTTCTCACCATAGCTTCGCCTACTTTAGCGCATTTTTTGCTCTTGGGATGGCAATCGATGGATTGAGGATAGCCTCTATGAATCTTTTGTTTGCAATCGCTCCAGAAAAGAAGCGCCCAGTCTACATCGCTTTGCAAAACAATATCACTTCCATCGGACTCTTCTTTGCAATTCTTGGTGGTTTTATTCTCAAAAACTTTGGCTATGAGGTACTCTATAGCTTCACAATCGCTATGCTTGTCCTTGGGCTCTTTTTCGCAACCAAACTTAAAATATAA
- the cysS gene encoding cysteine--tRNA ligase — protein sequence MRIFDSSLKKEVEFIPIKDKKVKLYVCGPTVYDDAHLGHARSAIAFDLLRRTLTALGFEVTMMKNFTDIDDKIIKKIHETGKSLEDITSYYIKRYLEDMDALGVQQADIEPKATESLDAMFSMIQKLLENGCAYQTKSGDIYFDTSKDPKYCSLSHKCDEESLSRIEPNPAKKNPADFALWKACKGSDDICFDSPFGKGRPGWHIECSAMIDKYLAYHDTPYQIDIHGGGADLLFPHHENEAAQTRCAYKQQLAKYWMHNGFVTISGEKMSKSLGNSFFIKDALRVYDGEILRFYLLSTHYRSNLNFNEEDLLQSKKRLDKIYRLKKRVYGMKPSNIDKELKNDLLEALSDDLNISKALAVVDAFVVSSNEMLDKNPKDKALKQQIVANINFLHDLLGIGGKDAYAYFQLGIDEETKNTIKDLIAKRAIAKKQKDFATADAIRDELHSMGIAIMDTPQGTLWEKL from the coding sequence ATGCGCATATTTGATAGCTCACTAAAAAAAGAGGTAGAATTTATTCCCATAAAAGACAAAAAGGTCAAACTCTACGTCTGTGGACCAACGGTCTATGATGATGCCCATCTAGGACACGCTCGCAGTGCCATAGCCTTCGATCTACTCAGACGCACTCTCACAGCACTTGGCTTTGAAGTTACAATGATGAAAAATTTTACTGATATCGATGATAAGATAATCAAAAAGATCCATGAAACAGGTAAGAGTCTCGAAGATATCACAAGCTACTATATCAAGCGCTACTTAGAGGATATGGATGCACTGGGTGTGCAGCAAGCCGATATAGAGCCAAAGGCTACTGAGTCTCTTGATGCAATGTTTTCCATGATTCAAAAACTCCTCGAAAACGGATGTGCCTATCAAACCAAAAGTGGTGATATCTATTTTGATACCTCCAAAGATCCCAAATACTGCTCGCTCAGTCACAAATGCGACGAAGAGTCTCTTAGCCGTATCGAACCAAATCCCGCCAAGAAAAATCCAGCAGACTTTGCTTTGTGGAAAGCATGCAAAGGAAGCGATGATATCTGCTTCGATTCACCCTTTGGCAAAGGCCGCCCTGGCTGGCATATAGAGTGCAGTGCCATGATAGACAAGTATCTTGCCTACCACGATACACCATACCAGATAGATATTCATGGAGGCGGTGCGGACCTGCTCTTTCCTCATCATGAAAATGAGGCTGCCCAGACACGGTGTGCTTATAAGCAGCAGCTTGCAAAATACTGGATGCATAACGGATTTGTCACGATAAGCGGGGAGAAGATGAGCAAATCTTTGGGCAATAGCTTCTTTATCAAAGACGCCCTCAGAGTCTATGATGGAGAGATTTTGCGCTTTTATTTACTTTCTACTCACTACCGCTCCAATCTCAACTTCAATGAAGAGGATTTACTTCAGTCCAAAAAGCGACTCGATAAGATTTATCGTCTCAAAAAGAGAGTCTATGGCATGAAACCATCCAATATAGATAAAGAGCTCAAAAACGATCTTTTAGAAGCTCTTAGCGATGATCTTAATATCTCCAAAGCTTTGGCAGTTGTAGATGCATTTGTAGTCTCATCCAATGAGATGCTCGATAAAAACCCAAAAGATAAAGCACTCAAGCAGCAAATTGTAGCAAATATCAACTTTTTGCATGATCTTTTGGGTATTGGGGGCAAAGATGCGTATGCCTATTTCCAGCTTGGTATCGATGAAGAGACAAAGAATACGATCAAAGACCTTATCGCAAAGCGCGCTATAGCGAAGAAGCAAAAAGATTTCGCCACTGCTGATGCGATCCGTGATGAGCTGCATTCAATGGGAATAGCTATAATGGATACCCCGCAAGGGACACTCTGGGAGAAGCTTTGA
- a CDS encoding alpha/beta fold hydrolase produces the protein MARKEIEVDGKKFSLAYEKEGRGPQLLILHGWGSNKEIMRQAFGGKGEFEKIYLDLPGFGKSSNDYILTTHDYAKIVRSFLQAIDASPDIIFGHSFGGKVATLLDPKLLVLLSSAGIVEPKPLKVRAKITLFKLFKPFGGAKIRNLFVSNDAKNMPQNMYETFKNVVDEDFRSQFAAHKKRALIFWGKEDKATSLQSGEMIASLIENAKFYSLDGDHYFFLHYGDFIMKKVEEEYEKLSL, from the coding sequence TTGGCACGCAAAGAGATAGAGGTTGATGGTAAGAAGTTTTCCCTTGCATATGAAAAAGAGGGAAGAGGTCCCCAGCTTCTCATCCTCCATGGATGGGGGAGCAACAAAGAGATAATGCGCCAAGCATTTGGGGGCAAAGGGGAGTTTGAAAAGATCTACCTTGATCTTCCAGGATTTGGCAAAAGTAGCAACGACTATATTCTCACTACCCACGACTATGCCAAAATTGTGAGATCTTTTTTGCAAGCAATTGATGCATCACCAGATATAATCTTTGGCCACTCCTTTGGTGGCAAGGTCGCTACACTTTTAGATCCAAAACTGTTAGTGCTTTTAAGTAGTGCTGGTATTGTAGAGCCAAAGCCTCTCAAAGTGCGTGCAAAGATTACTTTATTTAAGCTGTTCAAACCCTTTGGCGGAGCTAAAATACGCAATCTCTTTGTCTCGAATGATGCCAAAAATATGCCACAAAACATGTATGAGACTTTTAAAAATGTAGTTGACGAAGATTTTCGCTCACAGTTTGCAGCACATAAGAAAAGAGCACTCATCTTTTGGGGCAAAGAGGATAAAGCTACGTCTTTGCAAAGTGGAGAGATGATTGCGAGTTTGATAGAAAATGCAAAATTTTACTCACTCGATGGCGATCACTACTTCTTTTTACATTACGGAGATTTTATTATGAAAAAGGTTGAGGAAGAGTATGAAAAATTGTCGCTGTAG
- a CDS encoding D-alanine--D-alanine ligase, with translation MQYAIFFGGRSYEHEISIVSAIALKEKIKDALFVFIDKERDLYLIDPKKLKSKLFSSQEYKKMPQVELKKGGLYQKGFLKEKRIAFDVAINLIHGADGEDGKLASLFDFYQIPYIGPRVEASVISYNKLFTKLLLAHLGINTIEYQIMHKENIEPLRFAYPVIVKPLRLGSSIGISIVNDDKELSYALDVAFEFDDEVLIEPFIAGIKEYNLAGCEVLGNWYLSKIEEPQKGEFLDFEKKYLDFGRSGDVEEAELLAPVREKIIESFKKIYYPLFRGALIRIDFFVKENEVYVNEINSIPGSLANYLFDDFETVLQALTRTLPKERDIAIDYRYINSIQSAKK, from the coding sequence ATGCAGTATGCAATATTTTTTGGTGGAAGAAGCTATGAGCATGAGATTAGCATAGTCAGTGCAATTGCTCTAAAAGAAAAAATCAAAGATGCACTTTTTGTCTTTATCGATAAAGAGCGTGATCTCTATCTCATCGATCCAAAAAAACTCAAATCAAAGCTCTTTAGTTCCCAAGAATACAAAAAAATGCCCCAAGTTGAGCTCAAAAAAGGGGGACTCTATCAAAAAGGCTTTTTGAAAGAGAAGCGCATCGCTTTTGATGTAGCGATTAATCTTATTCATGGTGCTGACGGTGAGGATGGAAAACTTGCATCACTCTTCGACTTTTATCAAATTCCCTATATTGGTCCAAGAGTAGAAGCGAGTGTTATTAGCTACAACAAACTCTTTACAAAGCTATTGTTAGCACATTTAGGAATTAACACAATTGAATATCAAATAATGCACAAAGAGAATATTGAGCCTTTGCGATTTGCATATCCAGTGATTGTAAAGCCTTTACGCCTTGGTAGTAGCATTGGAATAAGTATTGTCAATGACGACAAAGAGCTTAGCTACGCTTTGGATGTGGCATTTGAGTTTGATGATGAGGTGCTCATTGAGCCATTTATTGCTGGAATCAAAGAGTACAATCTCGCTGGTTGCGAAGTTTTAGGCAACTGGTATCTCTCCAAAATCGAAGAGCCGCAAAAGGGTGAGTTTTTGGATTTTGAGAAGAAGTATCTCGATTTTGGTCGCAGCGGTGATGTAGAGGAGGCAGAGCTTTTGGCTCCAGTGAGAGAGAAGATTATAGAGAGTTTTAAAAAGATATACTATCCTCTCTTTCGTGGAGCACTCATTCGCATCGATTTCTTTGTCAAAGAGAATGAGGTCTATGTCAATGAGATAAACTCAATTCCTGGAAGTTTGGCGAACTACCTCTTCGATGATTTTGAAACCGTTTTGCAAGCTCTTACGCGCACTCTACCAAAAGAGCGTGATATAGCCATCGACTATCGCTACATCAACTCTATCCAATCAGCCAAGAAGTGA
- a CDS encoding aminoacetone oxidase family FAD-binding enzyme, protein MIDILILGAGAAGLFCAKWLQSDNYLILEHNTKPAQKIKISGGGRCNITNLNLSIENYFTHHPNLAREILHDFNNTALLSWLIEHGCEPVIRKSSQYFCPQSSQQLIDLLANKRVILGEEIVDVVYENGRFITTTKKQKYISRTILVATGGLSYKKIGASDIGYKIAQKFGHTIAPLFPALVGLTVQKEQFWFKELSGVSMKARVKVGDKEFYDDILFAHRGISGPAILNASLYWKSGTIEIGFLQAFPKLIPHKILSTQLPLPKRFIKHFLQHIGIPDRKVVDLSKEQLHIVRQNLLAFTFAPAGTFGYERAEVTRGGVMLDELDEYLQSKIVPGLFFAGEVCDVTGELGGYNFQWAFSSAKRAAKGINASIAHS, encoded by the coding sequence GTGATCGATATACTCATACTTGGGGCTGGAGCTGCTGGGCTCTTTTGTGCCAAATGGCTCCAAAGTGATAACTACCTCATTCTCGAGCATAATACCAAACCAGCGCAAAAAATAAAAATTAGCGGTGGTGGTCGCTGCAACATTACAAATCTCAATCTATCAATTGAAAACTATTTCACACACCATCCAAATCTTGCACGTGAGATTTTGCATGATTTCAATAATACTGCACTGCTATCATGGCTTATAGAGCATGGATGCGAACCAGTTATACGTAAATCGAGCCAATATTTTTGCCCTCAAAGTTCTCAGCAGCTTATTGATTTATTGGCTAATAAAAGAGTCATTTTGGGCGAAGAGATTGTGGATGTAGTATATGAGAATGGTCGTTTCATTACTACAACTAAAAAACAAAAGTATATTTCACGTACCATTTTGGTAGCAACTGGGGGGCTCAGTTACAAAAAGATAGGTGCCAGTGATATTGGGTATAAAATAGCGCAAAAATTTGGACACACAATTGCGCCTTTGTTTCCGGCTCTTGTAGGGCTTACAGTACAAAAGGAGCAGTTTTGGTTCAAGGAACTCAGCGGTGTATCGATGAAAGCGAGAGTCAAAGTAGGGGATAAAGAGTTTTATGATGATATTCTCTTTGCACACAGAGGCATAAGTGGTCCAGCGATTTTAAATGCATCACTCTATTGGAAAAGTGGTACTATCGAGATAGGTTTTTTACAGGCGTTTCCAAAACTTATCCCTCACAAAATCCTCTCAACCCAACTCCCTCTACCAAAGCGATTTATCAAGCACTTTTTGCAGCATATCGGTATACCAGATAGAAAAGTTGTGGACCTTAGCAAAGAGCAGCTGCACATAGTGCGACAAAATCTCCTAGCATTTACATTTGCTCCTGCTGGAACATTTGGTTATGAGAGAGCTGAAGTAACGAGAGGAGGGGTGATGCTTGATGAGTTGGATGAATATTTGCAAAGCAAAATTGTGCCTGGTCTTTTCTTCGCTGGAGAGGTGTGTGATGTAACAGGTGAGCTAGGTGGGTATAATTTCCAGTGGGCATTTAGTAGTGCCAAAAGGGCTGCAAAGGGTATCAATGCATCTATTGCACATAGCTGA
- the ruvA gene encoding Holliday junction branch migration protein RuvA gives MIVGLVGEIVKKEPTKVHMLVGGIIYELYVSLNSAALIDKSTTKLHATFIVREDSQTLYGFVDQNEKKMFDQLIKLNGVGPKVALAICSTFRPEEFVEVVRAKSIESLKKVPGIGPKSAKRILVELGEFDLGTEELPQSKAHHEAMQALESLGFKKEQIQKVLDTCEAADTATLVKEALKKIQKL, from the coding sequence ATGATTGTTGGGCTAGTAGGTGAGATTGTCAAAAAAGAGCCTACGAAGGTACATATGCTTGTAGGCGGTATCATATATGAACTATATGTATCTTTGAATAGTGCAGCTCTCATCGACAAATCTACTACCAAACTCCACGCCACATTTATAGTGCGCGAAGATTCACAGACCCTCTATGGATTTGTTGATCAAAATGAGAAGAAGATGTTTGATCAGCTCATCAAACTCAACGGGGTAGGTCCCAAAGTGGCTCTTGCAATATGCTCTACTTTTCGCCCTGAAGAGTTTGTAGAGGTAGTGCGCGCGAAGAGTATAGAGAGCCTCAAAAAGGTTCCTGGAATTGGTCCCAAAAGTGCCAAACGAATCCTTGTAGAACTTGGAGAATTTGATCTTGGAACTGAGGAGCTTCCACAATCGAAAGCGCACCACGAAGCTATGCAAGCTCTTGAGTCACTTGGTTTTAAGAAAGAGCAGATCCAAAAAGTGCTCGATACTTGCGAAGCAGCTGATACTGCCACCCTTGTCAAAGAGGCTCTTAAAAAAATACAAAAACTATAA